A DNA window from Propionispora vibrioides contains the following coding sequences:
- a CDS encoding lysophospholipid acyltransferase family protein, whose protein sequence is MKIKQRISFYRCWLRIKIGALLQITLSYILVRWLFRGGRLQINNSTGEALQPPFLVLGNHTSNIDPALVQFILAPQPCYFLTTNFYFRHPLWGKLLRLAGAIPKVQFLPDLRAAHRALALLNQDKIVGIFPEGRRSIDGSCGDIPYSIARFIQKANVPVLTVKTQGGYFVWPRWSSSWHPGQVEVTINQLLTGQEAATLPLEQLHAKVREALSYNDYDWNRQAGHDYSHHRAAERLDLILHQCPRCLRERSMNSQQNRLYCQACGNAAVLDRYGFLQPADAQCITFATPVQWSAWQRQQMLSFLKNKNFRLRLPVKEIRVADPLYGPYRRCGNSGQVNLYQEGLYFHGKIDGQMKDLFFPIERLPTVSTEFNYDFEVCDTHNAWWIFLEERQQTIRLENAIALLHQVRSSR, encoded by the coding sequence TTGAAAATAAAACAGCGGATTTCTTTTTATCGTTGCTGGCTACGGATTAAAATAGGCGCACTGCTGCAAATTACCTTATCGTACATACTGGTACGCTGGCTGTTCAGAGGCGGCCGGTTACAAATAAATAACAGCACCGGCGAAGCGTTACAACCGCCGTTTCTCGTACTAGGCAATCATACTTCCAATATCGATCCGGCTTTGGTTCAGTTTATCCTGGCCCCTCAGCCCTGCTATTTTCTAACCACAAATTTTTACTTTCGCCATCCTCTTTGGGGAAAACTGCTACGACTGGCCGGGGCTATCCCCAAAGTCCAATTTCTGCCTGACCTGCGCGCAGCTCACAGGGCTCTGGCTTTATTAAATCAGGATAAAATAGTCGGCATATTTCCCGAGGGCCGCCGCTCCATTGACGGCAGTTGCGGCGACATCCCCTACAGCATTGCCCGTTTTATCCAAAAAGCCAATGTTCCCGTCCTTACCGTCAAGACACAGGGAGGATATTTTGTCTGGCCCCGCTGGTCTTCTTCCTGGCACCCGGGTCAGGTAGAAGTGACAATCAACCAACTTCTGACCGGCCAGGAAGCCGCCACTCTCCCGCTCGAGCAACTTCATGCAAAAGTTCGTGAGGCGCTATCCTATAATGATTACGACTGGAACCGTCAAGCTGGCCATGACTATAGCCATCACCGCGCCGCCGAACGGCTGGACTTGATTCTGCATCAATGTCCCCGTTGCCTGCGTGAACGAAGCATGAACAGCCAGCAAAACAGACTGTATTGCCAAGCCTGCGGCAATGCGGCGGTGCTCGACAGGTATGGCTTCTTACAGCCTGCCGACGCTCAATGTATTACCTTTGCTACACCTGTCCAATGGTCAGCCTGGCAGCGGCAGCAAATGCTCTCGTTCCTAAAAAATAAAAACTTCCGCCTGCGGTTGCCGGTAAAGGAAATCCGGGTTGCTGATCCGTTATACGGTCCCTATCGCCGTTGCGGCAACAGCGGTCAGGTAAACCTTTACCAGGAAGGTCTCTATTTTCACGGAAAGATTGACGGGCAAATGAAGGATTTGTTTTTTCCTATTGAACGGCTGCCTACCGTATCCACCGAATTCAATTACGATTTCGAGGTTTGCGACACCCATAATGCCTGGTGGATTTTTCTGGAAGAACGGCAACAAACAATTCGCCTGGAAAACGCCATAGCTTTATTGCACCAAGTAAGGTCATCAAGGTAA
- a CDS encoding MGDG synthase family glycosyltransferase, with protein sequence MTVTPKKLLFAISDTGGGHRSAAMAISAAIAARAGSGIDCRTIDFLRATKLPGLSKAPEIYDYCSKEHVWLNNLLFRKTNTPSRITTLTNIVYHQSHRHIENELSIAQPDAVIAVHPLVIGLLAAARQKLQASWPIIAVVTDLITIHAAWASPGADLYLVPTPEAARLLTKYKIPPQRIFQAGFPVHPKFLQNKLSKVQARQKLGLHPDCFTIMLTGGGVGAGSMEEWVQMLQNRCAGKQLLVITGNNKKLYQTLHQRQATPLLHLYGFVQNMELMMAASDLIITKAGPGTILEGIAMSRPLIITGAIGIQETGNIDYVRRHRFGYYCPTPAQACKTINEIDAGLDLNSLNPALPNTTIVDGSAMIADIILQQVGWTYAHLLGGAS encoded by the coding sequence ATGACAGTCACGCCCAAAAAGCTTTTATTTGCCATTTCCGATACCGGTGGCGGCCATCGCAGCGCGGCTATGGCCATCAGTGCCGCGATTGCAGCCAGGGCAGGTTCAGGCATAGATTGTCGCACTATCGACTTTCTGCGGGCAACAAAGCTGCCTGGTTTGAGCAAGGCACCGGAAATTTACGACTATTGCTCCAAAGAACACGTATGGCTTAATAACTTACTTTTTAGAAAAACAAATACCCCTTCCCGGATTACCACCCTGACCAACATTGTCTATCATCAATCCCACCGGCATATTGAAAACGAATTGAGTATCGCGCAACCCGACGCAGTCATTGCAGTCCATCCGCTGGTTATCGGCCTTTTGGCTGCCGCCCGCCAAAAGCTGCAAGCTAGCTGGCCTATTATAGCAGTGGTTACCGACCTGATAACCATCCACGCCGCCTGGGCCTCACCCGGTGCCGATCTTTATTTGGTTCCCACGCCGGAAGCCGCCCGCTTGCTGACAAAATATAAAATACCGCCGCAACGCATCTTTCAGGCCGGTTTTCCCGTTCATCCTAAATTTTTGCAAAATAAACTTTCCAAGGTGCAGGCCCGCCAAAAGTTAGGACTACACCCCGATTGTTTCACCATTATGCTGACAGGAGGTGGTGTCGGCGCCGGCAGCATGGAAGAATGGGTTCAAATGCTGCAAAACCGGTGCGCCGGCAAACAACTTCTGGTGATTACCGGTAATAACAAAAAATTATACCAGACACTGCACCAGCGTCAAGCCACTCCTCTGCTCCACCTATACGGCTTCGTTCAGAATATGGAACTCATGATGGCTGCCAGTGACCTCATTATCACCAAGGCCGGTCCGGGAACCATTCTGGAAGGTATTGCCATGAGTCGTCCGCTGATCATCACCGGAGCGATCGGCATCCAGGAGACAGGCAACATTGATTATGTCCGCCGTCACCGGTTTGGCTATTACTGTCCCACACCAGCCCAAGCCTGCAAAACCATCAACGAGATAGACGCCGGTCTTGATCTTAATTCCCTGAATCCAGCCCTTCCCAATACAACCATTGTTGATGGGTCGGCGATGATTGCAGATATTATCCTCCAACAAGTTGGCTGGACTTATGCCCACCTGCTCGGTGGCGCCTCTTAA
- a CDS encoding ArnT family glycosyltransferase encodes MRNLSGLLLLIIISSTILFFNLGVTPLLDPDEPVYAETPREMLVYGDFVSPRIYGEYWYDKPPMYYWLVAASFKVFGINEFAARFPSALLALGCILAVYAAGRRLLGERAGLTSAFILATGIEFWYLGKAAVTDITLTLCLTLSLLGFIEKRYYFLYVFAALATLTKGPVGFLFPGAIICLYLLFTRKFSVLKEMRLLSGTALFLVIALPWYWSMYQIHGQIFIDTFLGFHNLTRFTSPEHPEGALWYYYIPVFVAGFFPWVAVFPQAVYRALWHNERETRRILLFLVIWTLFIFAFFSISQTKLVSYILPMFPPAALLAGWYIDDLVGRLWRQERSWGWIGLLVVLCALLIVTVVTGGRLLPVMETGAVLVAALLATVCGVAVYFLWYRRIYASFAVQVGGMLLFVAILMTSLLPAAAPYFSSKDLAAQFSQVYDGRSSVYIMKILHPGFTFYSGLYGQEIDKEEVGTRIRQEGRSYFIIRDLDYQRLTSEELQRIQVLVRDADKLVLLKP; translated from the coding sequence TTGCGCAACCTAAGCGGTCTGCTGCTGCTCATTATTATTAGTTCTACTATTTTGTTTTTTAATTTAGGCGTTACCCCCTTATTGGATCCCGATGAACCGGTCTATGCGGAAACGCCGCGGGAGATGCTTGTGTACGGGGACTTTGTTTCTCCCCGGATTTACGGAGAATATTGGTATGATAAGCCGCCGATGTACTACTGGCTGGTGGCGGCTTCCTTTAAAGTGTTTGGCATTAACGAATTTGCCGCCCGATTTCCTTCGGCGCTATTGGCGCTGGGCTGTATTCTGGCCGTGTATGCGGCCGGCCGCCGCTTGTTGGGTGAGCGGGCGGGGCTGACCAGCGCATTTATTCTTGCCACAGGTATTGAATTTTGGTATTTGGGCAAGGCGGCGGTAACCGATATTACGCTGACGCTTTGCCTAACCCTTTCCCTGCTTGGTTTTATTGAAAAACGATATTATTTTCTTTATGTGTTTGCCGCGCTGGCAACGCTGACGAAAGGGCCGGTCGGTTTTCTGTTTCCCGGCGCTATTATTTGTTTATACCTCTTGTTTACCCGTAAGTTTTCGGTACTGAAAGAAATGCGACTTTTGTCGGGGACCGCTTTGTTTTTAGTGATTGCTTTGCCTTGGTACTGGAGCATGTATCAAATCCATGGTCAGATTTTTATTGACACCTTCCTGGGGTTTCACAATCTGACGCGATTTACATCACCGGAACATCCGGAAGGAGCACTGTGGTATTACTATATTCCGGTATTTGTGGCCGGCTTTTTCCCCTGGGTCGCCGTGTTCCCCCAGGCTGTTTACCGGGCGTTGTGGCACAATGAACGAGAGACACGACGAATTTTATTGTTTTTGGTTATTTGGACCTTGTTCATATTTGCCTTTTTCAGCATCTCCCAGACCAAGCTGGTGTCGTACATTCTGCCGATGTTTCCGCCGGCGGCCCTGCTGGCCGGTTGGTATATTGACGATTTGGTCGGCCGGCTGTGGCGCCAGGAACGGAGCTGGGGCTGGATAGGTTTGCTGGTGGTGCTCTGTGCGCTGCTGATTGTGACGGTTGTAACCGGCGGACGCCTGCTGCCGGTAATGGAAACTGGTGCGGTGTTGGTGGCCGCCTTGTTAGCGACGGTGTGTGGCGTAGCTGTTTATTTTCTTTGGTACCGCCGCATATACGCTTCTTTTGCCGTCCAGGTTGGCGGTATGCTGCTGTTTGTAGCTATATTAATGACCAGCCTGCTGCCGGCTGCCGCTCCGTACTTTTCCTCGAAGGATTTGGCGGCTCAATTTTCTCAGGTTTATGATGGACGTTCGTCTGTTTACATTATGAAAATTTTGCATCCCGGCTTTACCTTTTATTCCGGCTTGTATGGCCAGGAAATAGATAAAGAGGAAGTGGGAACGAGGATTCGCCAGGAGGGGCGGTCCTACTTTATCATCCGGGATCTGGATTATCAGCGCCTCACCTCCGAGGAACTGCAGCGCATTCAAGTCCTTGTCCGGGACGCCGATAAGCTGGTGCTGTTAAAACCATAA
- a CDS encoding NAD-dependent epimerase/dehydratase family protein: protein MKVLVTGGAGFIGSHVVNKLIRQGCRVTVADNLSTGSVNNLNQAAAFVQMDIRNPEILQLFESERFDAIVHLAAQTMVPKSLENPVYDSDVNIAGTLQILEAARKTGVKRVVFSSTAAVYGNTAAVPVREETALQPASFYGLSKWAVERYLALYQELYGLEYVVLRYANVYGERQGDFGEGGVISIFVRNICGGRPVTIFGDGGQTRDFVYAGDVAAANWLALGTTAKNSIYNIGTQTESSVNLLVEELAVISGKTVEKQYKSVREGDIYRSSLCNEKAVENLHWSPQTLLRDGLARTYASLTGVEHGCAT from the coding sequence ATGAAGGTGCTGGTAACAGGGGGCGCCGGCTTTATCGGTTCTCATGTTGTAAATAAATTAATCAGGCAAGGCTGTCGAGTAACCGTGGCGGATAATTTATCGACCGGCTCGGTAAATAATTTGAATCAGGCGGCAGCTTTCGTACAGATGGATATCCGCAATCCGGAAATTCTGCAACTGTTCGAAAGTGAGCGGTTTGATGCTATCGTTCATTTGGCAGCGCAGACCATGGTTCCTAAATCTCTGGAAAACCCTGTCTATGACAGTGATGTAAATATAGCCGGTACGCTGCAAATATTGGAGGCCGCTCGTAAGACCGGTGTCAAGCGCGTGGTTTTCTCTTCGACGGCTGCCGTTTATGGCAATACTGCCGCTGTGCCGGTGCGGGAGGAAACCGCCTTGCAGCCGGCATCTTTCTACGGTTTAAGCAAATGGGCGGTGGAGCGGTATTTGGCGCTTTATCAAGAGCTATACGGCTTAGAGTATGTGGTGTTGCGCTATGCCAATGTGTATGGCGAGCGGCAGGGAGATTTTGGTGAAGGCGGGGTAATCAGCATTTTTGTCCGCAACATATGTGGTGGCCGGCCTGTTACCATATTTGGCGACGGCGGTCAGACGCGCGATTTCGTTTATGCCGGAGACGTGGCGGCAGCCAACTGGCTGGCGCTGGGAACAACTGCTAAAAATTCAATATACAACATTGGTACCCAAACCGAAAGCAGTGTTAATTTGCTGGTCGAGGAACTGGCAGTAATATCCGGTAAAACTGTTGAGAAGCAGTATAAAAGTGTGAGGGAAGGCGATATTTACCGTTCTTCACTCTGTAATGAAAAGGCGGTCGAAAATTTGCACTGGAGTCCCCAAACCCTGCTCAGGGATGGGTTGGCCAGAACATATGCTTCCCTGACAGGAGTTGAACACGGTTGCGCAACCTAA